The genome window TCCTCATTGTTTAGAGTGTAAGAAAAAGCAATGCCTCAtaaatgaaaggaaagaagaCAAGGGAAAGACATAACCAAAGGTTAGAGTTCAGAAAAACTCCCCTTTGAAGCGATTAGGACGCAAGCAAGCTTCCTTGCATATTCTATCTTCTCCTCGTCACCTTGGGTTGCCTCCCAAGAAGCGCTAAGTTTCACGTCTTCAGCCGGACGTCCAAACTCTAGTGAGCTTTAAGAGAGTGGCTCAGGTGAACTTTGCTCCTGGTCAGATTTGGACATGCACACACCAAGGAAGTCAATTCAGTGCTTTCAATGGAGATAAAACTAAATACAAAAACTGAAtactaaaagaaaaaccaatgaaaagaaacaaatgaaacaaagaaaaacaaaacaatcaaagtAATCTAACTATAGCACCATCGTTACCGAATCCCCGGCAACGGCTCCAAAAACTTGTTGAGCCAattcttaacaactaaaatgagttattaaaaacagcaactttaattctcgcaAGTGCGCGAACCGTTTATAgtatagcttatgtaaatacgaggtcgatcccacggagaatggtaacttggttccaagttaaattacttagaatgctagaaaaaaaaaacataaaacaaagaaactgacTAACTAGCTAAAGGCAAGGTCGAATTCAACAATGCCTCTTGCTAATTACTCAAGGTCTAGGACAGAATCCTAGCACCACACACGCACTCGAATTGGGggggggttttgttgttgaaatgaaaagaagaaggtgaaATGAAAGTACTCGAAATTAAACACTAGCAGCAATCAACAAGTTGTGAAACAATGATTGAGAGATGTTAGAGCCTTGGAATCCAccactagttttcctatccaagttatgaatgcatagaaattgactcaagcttcatcaacaatagattatcgcatacaagcctatggtatctaggtgcaggatgcatgattctcctaaggcatgtgattatgcatggtatctacacaacccgtgatctctaatatgcaacctaagcatggtatctacttagaataaagcatacaagagtcattaagctccttgagaatatgataatcacacaagtcctagaacatggtatctgtcctagtcaacttatggttattaaccccttgaatgattcttaggccattcatgtgttgcttgtgaaaggagagtagaattggtgaatctaaaccccttcccaacctgtgctagatgcataaaatcctagttagctactccaagaaaacatacatcaagcacataataaactggagattaacaacttgataaaaaaagcaaggaaatcaattaactataaaatcatccataacattgaatattcatgactagggcttcatcctaagccctaactaaatggattagctagacataactatgaatacagaaaatacgaaatacatagataggataaagagaggagaagaactagatgatggcagcaaggaagctcccttgacagctccaagctctcttctctctttgtggtgaatgtgtgtatgagaggATGGATTATgtgaatgtgtgtgtctgaCTCCCCCCTTGAATGAGTGTGCAaactctctatttatagagtgaaTTTCGAGCTCCCCTTTGGCTGGTGAAGCACACTTCTCTTAGCTGctcccaactgctccagctgacCCATACTTGGCTGCCCATGCTTGCTTGACCATGCTTGTCTAGTCTTTGATGTGCTGAGGACAAATACATGTGTCCAGATAtatccaattgggctgaaatttggatatgttataatagacacccattggaacaacttctatcaaggatgtctcctcatccaCCCTGTGTAAGTTGCTGaaatgaggcctgcaagatgacccacgaaactggactgacaaagagtgtggctcaaattggttttgtctttaagctcatattcctcttgtgccactcagcccttaacatgcatgaattgtatcaaatgtcatccccttgctgtcttaacctataaaacacacaaacaaaggTAGGAGActgaaaataaagagaagctaaacaaaattactaagcaaagaaggcatgcaaatgtgtgaaattatgaccttatcaaatacccccaaacttagattttgctagtcctcaagcaaaacaaaatattccAGCCATGGTAAAAGGGCGTGATGTAAGCAGCTACCGCAATCGTCATGGAAAGATATCACAAAATGTATTAGCAGCATGTAACTCTGATTTGGAGTTCATATACGTGCTCAGTGGATGGGAAGGTTCAGCTCATGATTCAAAAGTGTTAAATGATGCTTTATCAAGGAGGAATGGAATCAAGGTACCACAAGGTACACTCTTAtctctttgttttattattatcattcaTTATATCATGCTTTGCAtacaaattttatatatattttatgattaGGTAAATATTTCTTAGTGGATTGTGGATTTCCAAATCGACGTCAATTTTTAGCTCCATTTCGAGGTGTACGATATCATCTCCAAGATTTTGCTGGTCAAGGTCGTGACCCCGAAAACGCAACTGAGTTGTTCAATCTTCGCCATGCTTCCTTGAGGAATGTAATTGAGAGGATATTTGGGATATATAAATCAAGATTCACAATTTTCAAGTCAGCACCTCCATTCCTATATAGGACTCAAGCAGAGCTTGTGTTAGCTTGTGCAGGACTACATAATTTTCTTCGTAGGGAATGTCGTTATGATGAATTTCCTATTGAACTAGAGAACgagtcttcatcatcttcaccaTTACCAGGTAATGAAGGAGATAATGTGGAACAAGTTTTTGaaactcaagaacaacaaCGAGAGAATGCTAATGAATGGAGAGTTGGTATAGCTTctaatgacaggacccgacccaatttccgctttg of Prunus dulcis chromosome 4, ALMONDv2, whole genome shotgun sequence contains these proteins:
- the LOC117625425 gene encoding protein ALP1-like, encoding MVKGRDVSSYRNRHGKISQNVLAACNSDLEFIYVLSGWEGSAHDSKVLNDALSRRNGIKVPQGKYFLVDCGFPNRRQFLAPFRGVRYHLQDFAGQGRDPENATELFNLRHASLRNVIERIFGIYKSRFTIFKSAPPFLYRTQAELVLACAGLHNFLRRECRYDEFPIELENESSSSSPLPGNEGDNVEQVFETQEQQRENANEWRVVSGYYSSGWRLRRGRADRGK